The Bacillota bacterium genome has a window encoding:
- a CDS encoding transposase — protein sequence MTCPEGRQARFDVSAVQLRKAAEVRFTTCAECPSRGKCANAAAGRRIKIHPYEPEIAAERKRQATSEFRELYAKRAGGERIISHLTRHGARRARFIGIFKVWGQEVLAALNHNVKAFLRLAAAAG from the coding sequence TGTGTCTGCGGTCCAGTTGCGCAAGGCGGCTGAAGTCCGTTTCACAACCTGCGCGGAGTGCCCGTCCAGAGGGAAGTGCGCCAACGCCGCCGCAGGCCGCAGGATAAAGATTCACCCCTACGAACCGGAAATCGCGGCGGAACGTAAAAGGCAAGCGACGTCCGAGTTTCGGGAATTGTACGCGAAACGCGCCGGCGGGGAAAGGATTATAAGCCACTTGACAAGGCATGGGGCCAGGCGGGCAAGGTTCATCGGGATCTTCAAAGTGTGGGGCCAGGAAGTTCTTGCGGCTCTCAACCACAACGTCAAGGCCTTTCTGAGGCTGGCGGCTGCCGCCGGATAG